A stretch of the Candidatus Edwardsbacteria bacterium genome encodes the following:
- a CDS encoding T9SS type A sorting domain-containing protein — MKRLSFSILVGLIVTTIYSSARADWITKTILVNSNPSAAAINPVTNKIYVSNGYTGTLQVIDGATNATTTVAGMSNPQGIAVDPVKNKIFVANTNNTVTVIDGATNATTILPAGSGTYSIAVNPATNKAYAVNSSSNTVTIINGTTLDTATVAVGSSPNQIAVNPVTNKIYVVNRSGNSISVIDGSNNSVTTVPVGSSPQGIALNTVTNKIYVANNASNTVTEIDGLTNDTTSVATAAGPIAVAVNPSTNRIYAVCMSGNTVTVIDGASRDTTLIPGGAWMQYVSVNPITNKIYVVNGGAGASVMVIDGATNATSTLTSGTMTPFLRAVVVNPVTNKIYIAVDRNTGSSYNVTVIDGSSNKPATVTAANQPQDVAVNPVTNKIYVANHGFGANSVTVIDGATNAKVDVGAGTYPAAVAVNPVTNKIYAANENSNNVTVIDGATNATATVIAGTRPYAVAVNPVTNKVYVANVGSASVTVIDGATNATTTVAVGTQPCRVAVNPVTNRIYVANAASNNVTVIDGATNHTATVPAGGAPWSLAVNSVTNKIYVANMSSANVTVIDGANNATATVSAGSYPYSVAVNPATNKAYVANFYGNSVTVINGATNDTATVAVGTYPYAVAVDPVSNKVYVANSGSNNLTVIDGATKSTTTASTGTDPRAVAVNPVTNKIYTANYGSSNATVIDAVPVSESGVRAVIDSLSGNVAYQTKPVLTGKAVNRWIPSKTNMMGVLNDWMAGQEAWNWAAGPFDSTSSDSIGWTYNWGTDSLLFGENFINIVPLEMQSAGTNNLGLGTPFAGNMLTYPVYYLDSIPPAQVTLVAPVHDTLIGDSIISFVWHKASDNYSLGHYKFQVASNDSFSPAFRDTMVSDTTAVLTLSSSDTIYYWRVRAVDACGNVGEYSATWKFEIDVTSPAVPTLLTPADNAWLTLDTAFCTWSAVAKSGKAAPVYYVLKAYLLSDTINPVIIDTTSLTIDTLLISENRYRWLVEAHDEAGNPPGISDAFNFGYDVTPPATATLIIPNDSLITNQSNNNFIWNSCFDSISGLKEYTLQYAYDMSFSDGLAETTLTDTSITLAMADSNYYWRVIARDTVSNVSVSDIRYLSIDTQDPNIPSLSAPIDNLWTEDTTIICSWGEVTKKAKASEVSYVIQLDTTNTFATPIIEDTTGILLDTFNLAEGQYYWRVMAYDLAGNYGTYSTYRKFGIDTTAPLFQSVKALPDDPGAPYGPYEVTSSIYDLSGVKYAYMFTQINGGSWDSTAMFFSSDSLRDSIPELNPATDETLSVSYYIKATDMLDHQNTSSTYSFKAIGPLGVAGKPTSIIPTVYALDNAYPNPSRGQTTFKYQLPKESKVSLTVYNVVGQMIKRFDVGTKPAGYHQISWKDNTLPNGVYIYQLKAGTFSSTRKLMVLR; from the coding sequence CTTGCCGGCAGGTTCAGGCACATACTCCATCGCGGTGAACCCGGCGACCAACAAAGCCTATGCGGTGAACAGCAGCAGCAACACCGTTACCATCATCAACGGGACCACCCTTGATACTGCTACCGTGGCGGTGGGGTCCAGCCCCAATCAAATAGCGGTCAATCCGGTAACCAATAAAATATACGTGGTCAACCGCAGCGGCAATTCAATCTCGGTTATCGACGGTTCTAATAACAGCGTTACGACCGTGCCAGTTGGCTCAAGCCCCCAGGGCATCGCTTTAAACACTGTTACCAATAAGATATATGTGGCTAATAACGCCAGCAATACCGTGACAGAGATCGACGGTCTTACCAACGATACCACCAGCGTGGCCACGGCCGCCGGGCCCATCGCGGTGGCGGTGAATCCGTCCACTAACAGGATATATGCGGTCTGCATGAGTGGAAATACGGTCACTGTCATTGACGGGGCGTCCCGCGATACCACTCTTATCCCGGGCGGTGCATGGATGCAGTACGTTTCCGTGAATCCGATCACCAATAAAATTTACGTTGTCAACGGAGGTGCTGGGGCTTCGGTCATGGTGATAGACGGGGCCACAAACGCCACTTCAACACTCACCTCCGGGACTATGACACCGTTCCTTCGGGCCGTGGTGGTGAACCCGGTGACCAATAAGATCTATATCGCCGTGGACCGGAACACCGGCAGCAGCTACAATGTCACGGTGATAGACGGCTCCAGCAACAAACCCGCCACAGTGACCGCGGCCAACCAGCCCCAGGATGTGGCCGTCAATCCGGTGACCAACAAAATCTACGTGGCCAACCACGGGTTCGGGGCCAACAGCGTGACGGTAATAGACGGGGCCACCAACGCCAAGGTCGATGTCGGCGCCGGGACCTATCCGGCCGCGGTGGCGGTCAATCCGGTTACCAACAAAATATATGCGGCCAACGAGAACAGTAACAATGTCACGGTGATCGACGGGGCCACCAATGCCACAGCAACGGTCATCGCCGGGACCAGGCCCTATGCGGTGGCGGTCAACCCGGTGACCAACAAGGTTTACGTGGCCAACGTCGGTAGCGCCAGCGTCACGGTAATCGACGGGGCCACCAACGCCACCACCACCGTGGCCGTGGGCACCCAGCCCTGCCGTGTGGCGGTCAATCCGGTGACCAACCGGATCTACGTGGCCAATGCCGCCAGCAATAATGTTACGGTGATTGACGGGGCCACCAACCATACTGCCACGGTGCCGGCCGGAGGCGCCCCTTGGTCGCTGGCGGTCAACTCGGTGACCAACAAGATCTACGTGGCCAACATGAGCAGCGCCAACGTGACGGTGATCGACGGGGCCAACAACGCCACCGCCACCGTCAGCGCAGGCTCATACCCCTATTCCGTGGCGGTGAACCCGGCCACCAACAAGGCCTACGTGGCCAACTTTTACGGCAACAGCGTCACGGTAATCAACGGGGCCACCAACGATACGGCCACGGTGGCGGTAGGGACCTACCCCTACGCGGTGGCGGTGGATCCGGTCAGCAACAAGGTCTACGTGGCCAATTCCGGGAGCAACAATCTTACAGTGATCGACGGGGCCACCAAGAGCACGACCACCGCAAGTACGGGCACAGATCCCAGGGCGGTGGCGGTCAATCCGGTGACCAACAAGATTTATACGGCCAATTACGGCAGCAGCAATGCCACGGTGATAGACGCGGTACCGGTCTCCGAGAGCGGAGTGCGGGCCGTGATTGATTCACTATCCGGGAATGTGGCCTATCAAACCAAGCCTGTTCTGACCGGCAAGGCCGTTAACCGGTGGATCCCAAGTAAAACAAACATGATGGGCGTGCTTAACGACTGGATGGCAGGGCAGGAGGCATGGAACTGGGCGGCCGGTCCTTTCGACAGCACCTCGTCGGATTCAATCGGTTGGACATACAACTGGGGAACCGATTCCCTGCTGTTCGGGGAAAATTTCATCAATATCGTGCCCCTGGAGATGCAGTCGGCCGGCACCAACAACCTGGGCTTGGGCACGCCATTCGCCGGGAACATGCTGACCTATCCGGTCTATTACCTGGACAGCATTCCGCCAGCACAGGTTACACTCGTCGCTCCGGTGCATGATACATTGATCGGAGACAGTATAATATCTTTTGTCTGGCACAAGGCAAGCGACAATTACAGCTTAGGGCATTACAAATTTCAGGTTGCCTCTAACGATTCATTTTCACCAGCCTTCAGGGATACCATGGTCAGCGATACCACGGCCGTTCTGACGCTTTCTTCAAGCGACACCATCTACTACTGGCGGGTGAGAGCGGTGGATGCCTGCGGCAATGTAGGAGAGTATTCGGCAACCTGGAAGTTTGAGATTGATGTCACCAGCCCGGCTGTGCCAACGCTTCTTACCCCGGCCGACAATGCCTGGCTGACCTTGGACACAGCTTTCTGCACCTGGAGTGCAGTTGCCAAATCGGGCAAGGCCGCACCGGTCTATTATGTTTTAAAAGCTTATTTGTTGTCCGATACCATCAATCCTGTTATTATTGACACCACCAGCCTGACAATTGATACGTTATTAATATCAGAAAACCGCTACCGCTGGCTGGTGGAGGCCCATGATGAGGCTGGTAACCCGCCGGGGATCTCGGATGCCTTCAATTTCGGGTATGATGTAACCCCTCCGGCAACAGCTACGTTGATCATTCCCAATGACAGCTTGATCACCAACCAAAGCAATAACAATTTTATCTGGAATAGCTGTTTTGATAGCATCAGCGGGTTGAAGGAGTATACTCTGCAATATGCCTATGATATGAGCTTCAGTGACGGCCTGGCCGAGACCACACTGACCGATACCAGTATAACTCTGGCTATGGCCGATAGCAATTACTACTGGCGGGTTATAGCGAGAGACACGGTTAGTAATGTCAGCGTATCTGATATCAGATATTTATCAATAGATACTCAAGATCCCAATATTCCCAGCCTGTCAGCCCCAATCGACAATTTATGGACGGAGGACACCACCATAATCTGCAGCTGGGGTGAAGTGACCAAGAAGGCCAAGGCCAGCGAGGTGTCATATGTGATCCAATTAGACACCACCAACACTTTTGCTACCCCCATCATTGAAGACACCACCGGCATCCTGTTGGATACCTTCAACCTGGCCGAGGGACAGTACTACTGGCGGGTGATGGCCTACGACCTGGCCGGGAACTACGGGACCTACTCAACCTATCGTAAGTTCGGGATAGATACCACGGCCCCGCTGTTCCAAAGCGTAAAAGCGCTGCCCGACGATCCGGGCGCGCCCTACGGCCCGTATGAAGTGACAAGCAGTATCTACGACCTGAGCGGGGTAAAATATGCTTATATGTTCACACAGATCAACGGCGGCAGCTGGGACAGCACAGCGATGTTCTTTTCATCCGACAGTTTAAGAGACAGCATACCGGAATTAAATCCGGCCACCGACGAGACCTTGAGTGTCAGTTATTACATCAAGGCAACCGACATGCTGGATCATCAAAATACCAGCAGTACCTATAGCTTTAAGGCTATAGGGCCATTGGGAGTGGCAGGGAAGCCGACATCAATTATTCCGACAGTCTATGCTTTGGATAACGCTTATCCCAACCCTTCAAGAGGGCAGACCACTTTCAAGTATCAACTGCCGAAGGAATCCAAGGTCAGCCTTACGGTTTACAACGTGGTAGGCCAAATGATCAAACGGTTCGATGTTGGCACCAAGCCTGCCGGATATCACCAGATAAGCTGGAAAGACAATACTTTGCCCAACGGGGTCTATATCTACCAGCTTAAAGCGGGAACATTCAGTTCCACCAGGAAACTGATGGTGCTTAGGTAA